The following are encoded together in the Brassica napus cultivar Da-Ae chromosome A9, Da-Ae, whole genome shotgun sequence genome:
- the BNAA09G27860D gene encoding uncharacterized protein BNAA09G27860D isoform X1 encodes MATAAATARAQALSLLAAANNHGDLAVKLSSLRQVKEMLLSLEPSLSAEIFPYLAELHSSPETLVRKSLIEIIEEVGLRMLDHSDVLLTVLLVLAKDEDPLVAKKAISVGTAFYCTILEEMAMQFHHHGKVDRWVGELWKWMVKFKDSVFSTALEPGCVGVKVLALKFMETFILLFTPDASDPENIFNEGSRQMFNISWLVGGHPILNSAMLMSEASRTFGILLDLIQAAGRLPGALTITVVSCLAVVARKRPVHYNSVLSVLLDFHPNLESVKGCHAASVQYSIRTALLGFLRCTSSPMIESRDKLLRALRAMNAADVADQVLRQVDKLIRNNERAAREKWSGKNNQAVNHQNSWDLSKKRIMPQGEDDTVNGEVAPKRLRHNNNMHLTPQGQISDSPHGTVSINGIASGNHPSDSEPTPVEQMVSMIGALLAEGDRGAASLEILISKLHPDMLADIVITSMKHLPSSPPTSTTSLATPADIVVSSSINPMRSPTRQPQLPFDSTLPVGSSLSDVPSLNAGVDPRRDPRRDPRRMDPRRSNPSVGPTSLPVGEGKETVPVQIDISTLASKPLSVPAAGASGSVHPITVEDSQNKVMGSSVIRRIDQPDCREELLPIPKEYSYLSKGKSSLDVPLSPCRDDEGIRKTKFDLDPVSVPDFNQHSPSEAGPDFDLHPPVDSNITAAEESYRELAPVPSHVELTKEQSNTVGKLALERIIESNRHVCGFDCNKIRMALIARLIAQIDAGNDVAAILKEHISVDHREFKGHELVLHVLYHLHSRANLDTDESSSYASVYENFLIAVARSFLDTLPPFDKSFSRLFGEAPHLPDSAIKLLNELCSTRPDPVGGEACDSERVTQGLGVVWSLILVRPNERKACLAIALNCSVHYEEDIRAKAIRLVTNKLYHLRYISEHVEQFATDRLLTAVNSETDFSQTAEGTKIEAKSQITSTSDSPRSGNSEIHSQQDLQTSRDVSVLSFSDAQRLISLFFALCKKKPSLLRLVFEVYGKAPKTVIQAFHRHMPILIRELGSSYIELLPIISDPPKGSENLLTLVLQILTQELAPSLDLIATVKHLYETKLKDVSILIPLLSSLTKDEVLPIFPPLLNLPPDKFQLALAHILQGSAHTGPALTPAEVLIAIHEVVPDKDGPTLKKITDACSACFEQRTVFTQQVLAKALGQMVDRTPLPLLFMRTVIQAIDAFPTLVDFVMGILSKLVSREIWRLPKLWPGFLKCVSQTQPHSFPVLLELPMPQLESIMKKFPDLRPPLTAYANQPTIRASLPNSAFSVLGLDNGQDSRSQMHP; translated from the exons ATGGCTACCGCCGCGGCGACAGCCAGGGCGCAGGcgctctctctcctcgccgctGCCAACAACCACGGCGATTTAGCGGTGAAGCTCTCGTCTCTAAGGCAGGTGAAGGAGATGTTGCTGTCCCTGGAGCCGTCTCTCTCCGCTGAGATTTTCCCCTATCTCGCGGAACTCCACTCGTCGCCTGAAACTCTAGTCCGCAAATCCCTTATCGA GATCATTGAAGAGGTTGGTTTGAGGATGCTTGATCATTCTGATGTTCTTCTGACTGTCTTACTAGTCTTAGCGAAGGACGAGGATCCCCTTGTTGCAAAGAAAGCTATTTCTGTTGGAACAGCTTTCTATTGCACCATCTTGGAAGAGATGGCAATGCAG TTTCATCATCATGGTAAAGTTGATCGTTGGGTTGGGGAACTATGGAAATGGATGGTTAAGTTCAAAGACTCTGTCTTTTCTACTGCTTTGGAG CCTGGTTGTGTAGGGGTGAAAGTTTTGGCGCTAAAGTTTATGGAGACATTTATTTTGCTTTTTACTCCTGATGCATCTGATCCTGAGAATATTTTCAACGAAG GAAGTAGACAGATGTTTAACATTTCCTGGCTAGTTGGCGGTCACCCCATTCTAAATTCAGCAATGCTCATGTCTGAAGCAAGTAGGACATTTGGCATCTTACTAGATCTCATACAAGCGGCTGGTCGTTTACCCGGTGCACTGACGATAACTGTTGTTAGTTG TCTTGCGGTGGTAGCAAGGAAGAGGCCTGTCCACTACAACAGTGTCCTTTCCGTCCTACTGGATTTTCACCCAAATCTTGAGTCGGTAAAGGGGTGCCATGCTGCAAGCGTTCAGTATTCTATAAGAACTGCCTTACTGGGATTCCTTAGATGTACTTCCTCACCTATGATAGAG TCAAGAGACAAGCTTCTTAGAGCATTACGAGCAATGAATGCTGCAGACGTCGCTGATCAAGTTCTCCGCCAAGTGGATAAATTGATCAGAAATAATGAGCGCGCTGCACGTGAAAAATGGTCTGGCAAG AACAACCAGGCGGTAAATCATCAGAATTCTTGGGATTTGTCAAAGAAACGAATAATGCCCCAGGGTGAAGATGATACAGTCAATGGTGAGGTTGCTCCGAAGCGCTTACGCCATAATAATAACATGCATTTGACTCCGCAAGGTCAAATAAGTGATTCTCCACATGGAACTGTCTCTATCAATGGCATAGCTTCTGGTAACCATCCTTCAGACAGTGAGCCGACTCCAGTGGAACAAATGGTTTCAATGATTGGTGCTTTGCTTGCTGAAGGAGACAGAGGAGCTGCATCACTTGAAATTCTCATTTCTAAGCTTCATCCAGATATGCTTGCTGATATTGTTATTACAAGCATGAAGCATTTGCCTAGTAGCCCTCCTACGTCGACAACTTCACTGGCTACTCCAGCAGATATTGTCGTTTCTTCTTCCATAAATCCCATGCGTTCTCCGACTCGTCAGCCACAACTTCCTTTCGATTCAACCCTTCCTGTTGGGTCATCATTATCCGATGTGCCTAGCTTGAACGCGGGTGTCGACCCTAGACGCGACCCAAGAAGG GACCCTCGTCGCATGGATCCAAGACGTTCAAATCCATCTGTGGGACCAACATCACTACCTGTAGGTGAGGGTAAAGAAACAGTCCCAGTTCAGATAGACATCTCGACCTTAGCGAGCAAGCCACTTTCGGTTCCTGCTGCAGGGGCTAGTGGTTCAGTACATCCAATAACAGTAGAGGATAGCCAAAACAAGGTGATGGGAAGTTCGGTAATCAGAAGAATCGATCAGCCTGATTGCAGAGAGGAATTGTTGCCTATTCCCAAGGAGTATAGTTACCTCTCAAAGGGCAAATCATCTTTAGATGTTCCACTATCTCCTTGCAGGGATGATGAAGGCATCAGAAAAACAAAGTTTGATTTGGATCCAGTGTCCGTTCCAGATTTTAATCAACACTCGCCTTCAGAAGCAGGACCGGATTTTGATCTACACCCTCCTGTAGACTCAAATATTACTGCAGCAGAGGAAAGCTACCGAGAGTTGGCACCTGTTCCATCACATGTTGAACTTACCAAAGAGCAAAGCAACACTGTAGGAAAGTTGGCTTTAGAAAGGATAATTGAATCAAATAGACATGTCTGTGGCTTTGATTGTAACAAGATTCGCATGGCATTGATTGCCCGATTGATTGCTCAG ATTGATGCTGGCAATGATGTTGCAGCCATACTAAAAGAGCATATTAGTGTGGATCATCGAGAATTCAAG GGGCATGAACTTGTTTTACATGTTCTGTACCATCTGCATTCAAGGGCGAATCTGGACACTGATGAATCCTCTTCCTATGCTAGTGTTTACGAAAATTTTCTCATAGCAGTG GCAAGATCATTTCTGGATACTCTTCCTCCTTTCGACAAGTCTTTTAGCAGACTTTTTGGAGAAGCTCCACATCTACCTGATTCTGCCATAAAGCTACTGAATGAACTCTGCTCCACTCGTCCTGACCCAGTTGGAGGAGAAGCCTGTGATAGTGAACGTGTTACCCAAGGGCTTGGTGTAGTTTGGAGCTTAATTCTAGTGCGTCCAAATGAGCGAAAAGCATGCTTAGCTATAGCATTGAAT TGTTCAGTTCATTATGAAGAAGACATCCGTGCAAAGGCCATCCGACTT GTCACGAACAAACTATATCACCTTAGATACATATCAGAGCATGTTGAGCAATTTGCAACAGATAGGCTGCTGACTGCTGTGAACTCTGAGACAGATTTCTCGCAGACTGCAGAAGGAACAAAAATAGAG GCTAAAAGTCAGATAACTTCGACAAGTGACTCTCCAAGGTCTGGAAACTCCGAAATTCACTCTCAGCAGGATCTACAAACTTCTCGTGATGTTTCtgttttatcattttctgaTGCTCAGAGACTAATTTCTCTGTTCTTCGCTTTATGTAAAAAG AAACCTAGTCTCCTTCGACTTGTCTTTGAAGTTTACGGGAAAGCTCCAAAAACAGTAATTCAG GCTTTTCATCGACATATGCCTATCCTGATACGAGAATTAGGTTCATCTTATATTGAACTGCTCCCTATAATATCTGATCCTCCTAAGGGAAGTGAAAATTTATTGACATTG GTGTTGCAAATATTGACACAAGAATTGGCACCTTCGTTGGATTTGATTGCTACTGTAAAGCATTTATATGAAACGAAGCTAAAG GATGTTTCAATTCTTATCCCATTGCTTTCTTCACTCACTAAAGACGAG GTTTTGCCTATCTTTCCGCCGCTTCTTAATCTTCCACCTGATAAGTTCCAACTTGCACTTGCTCATATATTACAG GGTTCTGCTCACACTGGCCCTGCGCTAACACCTGCCGAGGTACTGATTGCTATTCACGAGGTTGTTCCTGATAAAGATGGGCCAACACTGAAAAAG ATAACAGATGCATGTTCAGCTTGCTTTGAACAACGCACAGTTTTCACGCAGCAAGTCTTAGCAAAGGCCCTCGGTCAGATG GTTGATCGAACACCTCTGCCTTTACTTTTCATGAGAACAGTAATTCAGGCAATCGATGCTTTTCCAACACTG GTTGACTTTGTCATGGGAATCCTTTCAAAGTTGGTGAGTAGGGAG ATATGGAGACTACCAAAACTGTGGCCTGGCTTCTTGAAATGTGTGTCTCAGACACAGCCACATTCTTTCCCTGTCTTGTTGGAG TTACCAATGCCGCAACTTGAAAGTATCATGAAGAAGTTTCCCGATCTAAGACCACCTCTTACTGCTTATGCGAATCAGCCAACTATCAGAGCTTCTCTACCAAA TTCAGCCTTTTCAGTTCTTGGGCTTGACAATGGGCAAGATTCGCGGTCACAAATGCACCCTTAG
- the BNAA09G27860D gene encoding uncharacterized protein BNAA09G27860D isoform X2: MATAAATARAQALSLLAAANNHGDLAVKLSSLRQVKEMLLSLEPSLSAEIFPYLAELHSSPETLVRKSLIEIIEEVGLRMLDHSDVLLTVLLVLAKDEDPLVAKKAISVGTAFYCTILEEMAMQFHHHGKVDRWVGELWKWMVKFKDSVFSTALEPGCVGVKVLALKFMETFILLFTPDASDPENIFNEGSRQMFNISWLVGGHPILNSAMLMSEASRTFGILLDLIQAAGRLPGALTITVVSCLAVVARKRPVHYNSVLSVLLDFHPNLESVKGCHAASVQYSIRTALLGFLRCTSSPMIESRDKLLRALRAMNAADVADQVLRQVDKLIRNNERAAREKWSGKNNQAVNHQNSWDLSKKRIMPQGEDDTVNGEVAPKRLRHNNNMHLTPQGQISDSPHGTVSINGIASGNHPSDSEPTPVEQMVSMIGALLAEGDRGAASLEILISKLHPDMLADIVITSMKHLPSSPPTSTTSLATPADIVVSSSINPMRSPTRQPQLPFDSTLPVGSSLSDVPSLNAGVDPRRDPRRDPRRMDPRRSNPSVGPTSLPVGEGKETVPVQIDISTLASKPLSVPAAGASGSVHPITVEDSQNKVMGSSVIRRIDQPDCREELLPIPKEYSYLSKGKSSLDVPLSPCRDDEGIRKTKFDLDPVSVPDFNQHSPSEAGPDFDLHPPVDSNITAAEESYRELAPVPSHVELTKEQSNTVGKLALERIIESNRHVCGFDCNKIRMALIARLIAQIDAGNDVAAILKEHISVDHREFKGHELVLHVLYHLHSRANLDTDESSSYASVYENFLIAVARSFLDTLPPFDKSFSRLFGEAPHLPDSAIKLLNELCSTRPDPVGGEACDSERVTQGLGVVWSLILVRPNERKACLAIALNCSVHYEEDIRAKAIRLVTNKLYHLRYISEHVEQFATDRLLTAVNSETDFSQTAEGTKIEAKSQITSTSDSPRSGNSEIHSQQDLQTSRDVSVLSFSDAQRLISLFFALCKKKPSLLRLVFEVYGKAPKTVIQAFHRHMPILIRELGSSYIELLPIISDPPKGSENLLTLVLQILTQELAPSLDLIATVKHLYETKLKDVSILIPLLSSLTKDEVLPIFPPLLNLPPDKFQLALAHILQGSAHTGPALTPAEVLIAIHEVVPDKDGPTLKKITDACSACFEQRTVFTQQVLAKALGQMVDRTPLPLLFMRTVIQAIDAFPTLVDFVMGILSKLVSREIWRLPKLWPGFLKCVSQTQPHSFPVLLELPMPQLESIMKKFPDLRPPLTAYANQPTIRASLPNLFSSWA, from the exons ATGGCTACCGCCGCGGCGACAGCCAGGGCGCAGGcgctctctctcctcgccgctGCCAACAACCACGGCGATTTAGCGGTGAAGCTCTCGTCTCTAAGGCAGGTGAAGGAGATGTTGCTGTCCCTGGAGCCGTCTCTCTCCGCTGAGATTTTCCCCTATCTCGCGGAACTCCACTCGTCGCCTGAAACTCTAGTCCGCAAATCCCTTATCGA GATCATTGAAGAGGTTGGTTTGAGGATGCTTGATCATTCTGATGTTCTTCTGACTGTCTTACTAGTCTTAGCGAAGGACGAGGATCCCCTTGTTGCAAAGAAAGCTATTTCTGTTGGAACAGCTTTCTATTGCACCATCTTGGAAGAGATGGCAATGCAG TTTCATCATCATGGTAAAGTTGATCGTTGGGTTGGGGAACTATGGAAATGGATGGTTAAGTTCAAAGACTCTGTCTTTTCTACTGCTTTGGAG CCTGGTTGTGTAGGGGTGAAAGTTTTGGCGCTAAAGTTTATGGAGACATTTATTTTGCTTTTTACTCCTGATGCATCTGATCCTGAGAATATTTTCAACGAAG GAAGTAGACAGATGTTTAACATTTCCTGGCTAGTTGGCGGTCACCCCATTCTAAATTCAGCAATGCTCATGTCTGAAGCAAGTAGGACATTTGGCATCTTACTAGATCTCATACAAGCGGCTGGTCGTTTACCCGGTGCACTGACGATAACTGTTGTTAGTTG TCTTGCGGTGGTAGCAAGGAAGAGGCCTGTCCACTACAACAGTGTCCTTTCCGTCCTACTGGATTTTCACCCAAATCTTGAGTCGGTAAAGGGGTGCCATGCTGCAAGCGTTCAGTATTCTATAAGAACTGCCTTACTGGGATTCCTTAGATGTACTTCCTCACCTATGATAGAG TCAAGAGACAAGCTTCTTAGAGCATTACGAGCAATGAATGCTGCAGACGTCGCTGATCAAGTTCTCCGCCAAGTGGATAAATTGATCAGAAATAATGAGCGCGCTGCACGTGAAAAATGGTCTGGCAAG AACAACCAGGCGGTAAATCATCAGAATTCTTGGGATTTGTCAAAGAAACGAATAATGCCCCAGGGTGAAGATGATACAGTCAATGGTGAGGTTGCTCCGAAGCGCTTACGCCATAATAATAACATGCATTTGACTCCGCAAGGTCAAATAAGTGATTCTCCACATGGAACTGTCTCTATCAATGGCATAGCTTCTGGTAACCATCCTTCAGACAGTGAGCCGACTCCAGTGGAACAAATGGTTTCAATGATTGGTGCTTTGCTTGCTGAAGGAGACAGAGGAGCTGCATCACTTGAAATTCTCATTTCTAAGCTTCATCCAGATATGCTTGCTGATATTGTTATTACAAGCATGAAGCATTTGCCTAGTAGCCCTCCTACGTCGACAACTTCACTGGCTACTCCAGCAGATATTGTCGTTTCTTCTTCCATAAATCCCATGCGTTCTCCGACTCGTCAGCCACAACTTCCTTTCGATTCAACCCTTCCTGTTGGGTCATCATTATCCGATGTGCCTAGCTTGAACGCGGGTGTCGACCCTAGACGCGACCCAAGAAGG GACCCTCGTCGCATGGATCCAAGACGTTCAAATCCATCTGTGGGACCAACATCACTACCTGTAGGTGAGGGTAAAGAAACAGTCCCAGTTCAGATAGACATCTCGACCTTAGCGAGCAAGCCACTTTCGGTTCCTGCTGCAGGGGCTAGTGGTTCAGTACATCCAATAACAGTAGAGGATAGCCAAAACAAGGTGATGGGAAGTTCGGTAATCAGAAGAATCGATCAGCCTGATTGCAGAGAGGAATTGTTGCCTATTCCCAAGGAGTATAGTTACCTCTCAAAGGGCAAATCATCTTTAGATGTTCCACTATCTCCTTGCAGGGATGATGAAGGCATCAGAAAAACAAAGTTTGATTTGGATCCAGTGTCCGTTCCAGATTTTAATCAACACTCGCCTTCAGAAGCAGGACCGGATTTTGATCTACACCCTCCTGTAGACTCAAATATTACTGCAGCAGAGGAAAGCTACCGAGAGTTGGCACCTGTTCCATCACATGTTGAACTTACCAAAGAGCAAAGCAACACTGTAGGAAAGTTGGCTTTAGAAAGGATAATTGAATCAAATAGACATGTCTGTGGCTTTGATTGTAACAAGATTCGCATGGCATTGATTGCCCGATTGATTGCTCAG ATTGATGCTGGCAATGATGTTGCAGCCATACTAAAAGAGCATATTAGTGTGGATCATCGAGAATTCAAG GGGCATGAACTTGTTTTACATGTTCTGTACCATCTGCATTCAAGGGCGAATCTGGACACTGATGAATCCTCTTCCTATGCTAGTGTTTACGAAAATTTTCTCATAGCAGTG GCAAGATCATTTCTGGATACTCTTCCTCCTTTCGACAAGTCTTTTAGCAGACTTTTTGGAGAAGCTCCACATCTACCTGATTCTGCCATAAAGCTACTGAATGAACTCTGCTCCACTCGTCCTGACCCAGTTGGAGGAGAAGCCTGTGATAGTGAACGTGTTACCCAAGGGCTTGGTGTAGTTTGGAGCTTAATTCTAGTGCGTCCAAATGAGCGAAAAGCATGCTTAGCTATAGCATTGAAT TGTTCAGTTCATTATGAAGAAGACATCCGTGCAAAGGCCATCCGACTT GTCACGAACAAACTATATCACCTTAGATACATATCAGAGCATGTTGAGCAATTTGCAACAGATAGGCTGCTGACTGCTGTGAACTCTGAGACAGATTTCTCGCAGACTGCAGAAGGAACAAAAATAGAG GCTAAAAGTCAGATAACTTCGACAAGTGACTCTCCAAGGTCTGGAAACTCCGAAATTCACTCTCAGCAGGATCTACAAACTTCTCGTGATGTTTCtgttttatcattttctgaTGCTCAGAGACTAATTTCTCTGTTCTTCGCTTTATGTAAAAAG AAACCTAGTCTCCTTCGACTTGTCTTTGAAGTTTACGGGAAAGCTCCAAAAACAGTAATTCAG GCTTTTCATCGACATATGCCTATCCTGATACGAGAATTAGGTTCATCTTATATTGAACTGCTCCCTATAATATCTGATCCTCCTAAGGGAAGTGAAAATTTATTGACATTG GTGTTGCAAATATTGACACAAGAATTGGCACCTTCGTTGGATTTGATTGCTACTGTAAAGCATTTATATGAAACGAAGCTAAAG GATGTTTCAATTCTTATCCCATTGCTTTCTTCACTCACTAAAGACGAG GTTTTGCCTATCTTTCCGCCGCTTCTTAATCTTCCACCTGATAAGTTCCAACTTGCACTTGCTCATATATTACAG GGTTCTGCTCACACTGGCCCTGCGCTAACACCTGCCGAGGTACTGATTGCTATTCACGAGGTTGTTCCTGATAAAGATGGGCCAACACTGAAAAAG ATAACAGATGCATGTTCAGCTTGCTTTGAACAACGCACAGTTTTCACGCAGCAAGTCTTAGCAAAGGCCCTCGGTCAGATG GTTGATCGAACACCTCTGCCTTTACTTTTCATGAGAACAGTAATTCAGGCAATCGATGCTTTTCCAACACTG GTTGACTTTGTCATGGGAATCCTTTCAAAGTTGGTGAGTAGGGAG ATATGGAGACTACCAAAACTGTGGCCTGGCTTCTTGAAATGTGTGTCTCAGACACAGCCACATTCTTTCCCTGTCTTGTTGGAG TTACCAATGCCGCAACTTGAAAGTATCATGAAGAAGTTTCCCGATCTAAGACCACCTCTTACTGCTTATGCGAATCAGCCAACTATCAGAGCTTCTCTACCAAA CCTTTTCAGTTCTTGGGCTTGA
- the LOC125577941 gene encoding alpha-mannosidase I MNS5-like isoform X2 encodes MYHEANMWSGKPTYWQLTSLQAFWPGLQVLVGDVAAANSSHREFFHAWEKFGVIPERYLLDHQMIHPTERYYPLRPELAESTFYLYQATKDPWYLDVGEAMVKSLNRYTKVAGGFASVRDVTTMQLEDHQHSFFLAETCKYLYLLFDDSFVAKRNYIFTTEGHPIQVMSSWHEKLPESYFSGNWTFSKSGEWESGASALSMKVCPSVAPNSRLREQHRESVCHVPDQKIDHKCWSNRECGVDATTCRQRSCSEVGFCGLWNPL; translated from the exons AT GTACCATGAAGCTAATATGTGGAGTGGGAAACCAACTTATTGGCAGCTAACAAGTCTTCAGGCGTTTTGGCCTGGTCTACAG GTTCTTGTTGGGGATGTCGCAGCTGCAAATTCTTCGCACCGGGAGTTTTTCCATGCATGGGAGAAGTTTGGTGTTATACCTGAAAG GTATCTACTGGATCATCAAATGATACATCCTACTGAGAGGTACTATCCACTGCGTCCTGAGTTAGCAGAATCCACGTTCTACCTATACCAAGCTACAAAAg atCCATGGTACCTAGATGTTGGTGAAGCAATGGTAAAATCTCTTAATCGGTATACGAAGGTGGCAGGGGGATTTGCAAGTGTTAGAGATGTGACGACCATGCAACTGGAAGATCATCAGCACAGTTTCTTTCTCGCTGAAAC GTGCAAGTACTTGTATCTCCTCTTTGATGATTCATTCGTGGCCAAAaggaattatatatttacaaccgAGGGCCATCCTATACAGGTTATGAGCTCCTGGCATGAGAAACTACCAGAAAGTTATTTCTCTGGCAACTGGACGTTTTCAAAG AGTGGAGAATGGGAAAGTGGAGCAAGTGCATTGTCAATGAAGGTCTGTCCATCGGTAGCTCCAAACTCTAGACTTCGTGAGCAACATAGAGAGAGTGTTTGCCATGTTCCTGACCAGAAAATAGATCATAAGTGTTGGAGCAACAGAGAGTGTGGAGTCGACGCCACTACTTGTAGACAAAGATCCTGCAGCGAAGTTGGATTCTGCGGCTTGTGGAACCCCTTATAA
- the LOC125577941 gene encoding alpha-mannosidase I MNS5-like isoform X1 translates to MFPNNLILYFSFNKIDFWSFKGVDSFYEYLMKAYILFGKEDYWQMFRSAYLASQKYFRYGPWYHEANMWSGKPTYWQLTSLQAFWPGLQVLVGDVAAANSSHREFFHAWEKFGVIPERYLLDHQMIHPTERYYPLRPELAESTFYLYQATKDPWYLDVGEAMVKSLNRYTKVAGGFASVRDVTTMQLEDHQHSFFLAETCKYLYLLFDDSFVAKRNYIFTTEGHPIQVMSSWHEKLPESYFSGNWTFSKSGEWESGASALSMKVCPSVAPNSRLREQHRESVCHVPDQKIDHKCWSNRECGVDATTCRQRSCSEVGFCGLWNPL, encoded by the exons atgtttccaaacaatctcattttgtacttcagttttaataagatagatttctGGTCTTTTAAAGGGGTTGATTCTTTCTATGAATACCTCATGAAGGCCTATATTCTTTTTGGAAAAGAAGATTACTGGCAAATGTTTCGTTCTGCGTATCTGGCATCTCAGAAGTACTTCAGATATGGGCCTTG GTACCATGAAGCTAATATGTGGAGTGGGAAACCAACTTATTGGCAGCTAACAAGTCTTCAGGCGTTTTGGCCTGGTCTACAG GTTCTTGTTGGGGATGTCGCAGCTGCAAATTCTTCGCACCGGGAGTTTTTCCATGCATGGGAGAAGTTTGGTGTTATACCTGAAAG GTATCTACTGGATCATCAAATGATACATCCTACTGAGAGGTACTATCCACTGCGTCCTGAGTTAGCAGAATCCACGTTCTACCTATACCAAGCTACAAAAg atCCATGGTACCTAGATGTTGGTGAAGCAATGGTAAAATCTCTTAATCGGTATACGAAGGTGGCAGGGGGATTTGCAAGTGTTAGAGATGTGACGACCATGCAACTGGAAGATCATCAGCACAGTTTCTTTCTCGCTGAAAC GTGCAAGTACTTGTATCTCCTCTTTGATGATTCATTCGTGGCCAAAaggaattatatatttacaaccgAGGGCCATCCTATACAGGTTATGAGCTCCTGGCATGAGAAACTACCAGAAAGTTATTTCTCTGGCAACTGGACGTTTTCAAAG AGTGGAGAATGGGAAAGTGGAGCAAGTGCATTGTCAATGAAGGTCTGTCCATCGGTAGCTCCAAACTCTAGACTTCGTGAGCAACATAGAGAGAGTGTTTGCCATGTTCCTGACCAGAAAATAGATCATAAGTGTTGGAGCAACAGAGAGTGTGGAGTCGACGCCACTACTTGTAGACAAAGATCCTGCAGCGAAGTTGGATTCTGCGGCTTGTGGAACCCCTTATAA